A region from the Coffea eugenioides isolate CCC68of chromosome 9, Ceug_1.0, whole genome shotgun sequence genome encodes:
- the LOC113782086 gene encoding probable splicing factor 3A subunit 1 produces the protein MLGNLPILPLPAPPSDGNLGPLPLAQITEEDEKQNGSQEDLSKADKSNSAPISVATHTRTIGIIYPPPDIRNIVDKTSQFVAKNGPEFEKRIIASNAGNPKFNFLNASDPYHAYYQHRLSEARAQNQVSALQPLQLADSAAPESAAAAPAADGKDAIAKPDPSVQFRPVRKILEPPEAEQYTVRLPEGITGEELDIIKLTAQFVARNGKSFLTGLTSREINNPQFLFLKPTHSMFMFFTSLADAYSKVLMPPKALTDKLRKSVTDMTTVLERCLHRLEWERSQEQARQKAEDEIEQERLHMAMIDWHDFVVVETIDFADDEDEDLPPPMTLEEVIRRSKMTGMEEEEIIEPGKEVEMEMDEEEVQLVEEGMRAASLEENGDLKNNEAKVTIDEAEPPMRIVKNWKRPEERLPAERDPTKFVVSPITGELIPDNEMSEHIRISLIDPKYKEQKERMFAKIRDTTLAPDDEITKNIVGLARTRPDIFGTTEEEVSNAVKAEIEKKKDDQPKQVIWDGHTGSIGRTASQAMSQNAGGEDLNEAGNSDMRNLPGPAAPPPPRPGMPSIRPLPPPPGLALNIPRPPNTVQYSTPTGPGVLAPPPPRPPVVGVLPRPAPHPIFLAATITTNYLLGNLGKNCSSSVGVIDLGEEAVQMVYAMSNTNALNAPRTSVGDNVDVLEKYLNGRRYHLYTKRCGEKERDGGEPDQDYLYISPEFFYKSVQLGLIDRNADAAVIRATDYANEADRACRKKMRDAKSKYRLEDLNLPYICMDLVYLYTILINQDSGKMLQFTGLDPWQEIKLLHQITYQDWLAGPTWPLGYAIDVASSITESQMTA, from the exons ATGTTGGGCAATTTGCCGATATTGCCTTTACCTGCACCCCCTTCTGATGGTAATCTTGGGCCTTTACCACTAGCTCAGATAACTGAAGAAGACGAGAAACAGAATGGAAGTCAAGAGGATCTGAGCAAAGCTGACAAATCCAACTCAGCTCCTATTTCGGTTGCGACTCATACGAGAACTATTGGTATTATTTATCCTCCTCCAGATATCAGAAACATTGTTGACAAGACATCTCAGTTTGTGGCCAAGAATGGTCCTGAGTTTGAAAAGAGGATTATCGCTAGCAATGCTGGGAatccaaaatttaactttttgAATGCCTCTGATCCATACCATGCATACTATCAGCATCGTTTATCTGAAGCTCGTGCACAAAATCAGGTTTCTGCTCTGCAGCCATTGCAACTGGCAGATTCAGCTGCTCCTGAGTCTGCAGCTGCTGCCCCGGCTGCTGATGGCAAGGATGCGATTGCAAAGCCTGATCCGTCGGTGCAGTTTAGGCCTGTTCGTAAAATTCTTGAACCCCCTGAAGCAGAGCAGTACACTGTTCGTCTCCCTGAAGGGATTACAGGGGAGGAGTTGGACATAATTAAGCTTACTGCCCAGTTTGTCGCAAGGAATGGGAAATCATTTTTGACTGGATTGACCAGTAGGGAGATTAACAATCCtcaatttctttttctaaaaccAACCCATAGCATGTTTATGTTTTTTACATCTCTTGCGGATGCTTATTCGAAAGTATTGATGCCTCCAAAAGCGTTAACAGATAAGTTGAGAAAGAGTGTAACTGACATGACTACGGTGCTTGAAAGATGCCTTCATCGCTTGGAGTGGGAACGGTCGCAGGAGCAGGCTAGGCAGAAAGCTGAAGATGAGATAGAACAGGAGCGATTACATATGGCCATGATTGATTGGCATGACTTTGTTGTAGTAGAGACCATAGACTTTGCAGATGATGAGGATGAAGATTTGCCCCCTCCTATGACCCTGGAGGAGGTTATACGAAGAAGCAAGATGACGGGTATGGAAGAAGAGGAGATCATTGAGCCTGGAAAGGAAGTAGAAATGGAAATGGATGAAGAGGAGGTGCAACTTGTTGAGGAGGGCATGAGGGCAGCTAGTCTCGAAGAGAATGGGGACCTGAAGAATAATGAAGCTAAGGTTACAATAGATGAAGCAGAACCACCTATGAGGATAGTAAAGAATTGGAAGAGACCTGAGGAGAGGTTACCTGCTGAAAGAGATCCAACTAAATTTGTTGTGTCTCCAATAACTGGTGAGCTGATTCCTGACAATGAGATGTCTGAACATATCAGGATCTCTTTAATTGATCCAAAGTACAAGGAGCAGAAGGAGAGGATGTTTGCAAAAATTAGGGATACAACTCTTGCTCCTGATGATGAGATCACAAAAAATATTGTTGGACTTGCTCGAACCCGTCCTGATATTTTTGGTACTACTGAGGAGGAAGTCTCTAATGCTGTTAAGGCAGAGATcgagaagaaaaaagatgatCAACCAAAGCAAGTCATTTGGGATGGGCATACAGGAAGTATTGGTCGTACAGCAAGTCAGGCCATGTCTCAGAATGCTGGTGGAGAAGATCTAAATGAAGCAGGCAACAGTGATATGAGAAATCTTCCAGGTCCTGCAGCTCCTCCTCCTCCCAGACCTGGCATGCCATCAATTAGACCTCTTCCTCCACCTCCTGGACTTGCCTTGAATATCCCTAGGCCTCCTAATACTGTTCAGTATTCAACCCCAACTGGTCCCGGTGTTTTGGCTCCACCTCCACCTAGGCCTCCAGTCGTCGGTGTTCTGCCTAGACCTGCACCTCATCCGAT TTTTCTTGCAGCCACT ATTACCACAAATTATCTGTTAGGAAATTTGGGCAAGAACTGTTCAAGTTCAGTTGGAGTGATTGATCTTGGAGAAGAGGCTGTCCAGATGGTTTATGCTATGTCAAACACAAATGCCTTAAATGCACCAAGAACATCAGTGGGAGACAATGTAGATGTACTGGAGAAATATCTAAATGGAAGAAGATATCATCTCTACACCAAAAG ATgtggagagaaagagagagatggAGGGGAGCCTGATCAAGACTATCTGTACATATCACCAGAATTCTTTTACAAGTCTGTTCAG CTTGGTCTTATCGATCGCAATGCAGACGCAGCTGTAATTCGTGCAACAGATTATGCGAACGAAGCTGATCGGGCTTGCAGGAAAAAAATGCGAGATGCAAAATCCAAATACCGATTGGAGGATCTTAACCTTCCTTATATTTGCATGGATCTAGTGTACCTGTATACTATACTG ATTAATCAGGATTCAGGAAAGATGCTGCAATTCACAGGTCTAGATCCTTGGCAAGAGATTAAATTGCTGCATCAGATAACATACCAGGATTGGTTGGCTGGACCAACATGGCCACTGGGCTATGCCATTGATGTTGCCTCATCAATCACAGAAAGCCAAATGACAGCCTAG